The Neoasaia chiangmaiensis sequence TCGCCGTTGCGGAACAGACACAGTCGGCGCCCAAACCCGGCGAGAAGCCCCTGAAAGGCCCCCTCACCCGCGCGATCGTACGGGTAGTGACGCCCGGCACGCTGACGGAAGATGAACTGCTCGAAGCCGGACGCCAGAACCTTCTGCTGGCCCTGGCCCACCCTCCGGGCCGGGTGAAACGCAACGGTCCCGTTGGCGTGGCCTGGATCGACATCTCCACCGGCGCGGTCGAGACCCAGTCGCTGCCCGCCGAAGGGCTGGCGGAATTGCTGGTCCAACTCGATCCGGCCGAAATCCTGGCGGCGGAAGAGATCATACCGCCTGCCTATGCGGACCGCCGCGCCCCGCCGGTCGATGGTGCCAAGACGAGTGCCGCCGCGGCGCTCGATGCCGCACGGCGCACTGTTGCACGGGCATTCGACGTCGCGCAGATCAGCGTGCTCGGCGATTTCACGGACGAGGAAGCCATCGCCTGTGCAATGGCCCTCGATTACGTACGCCGCAGCCAGGCCGGCAACATGCCCCGCCTGTCGCGCCCCATGCGCCGGGGAGAAGCGGGAACGCTCGGTCTGGATCCGGCAACGCGCGCCAGCCTCGATCTGCTGCAGGGACGCGATGGCACGACCACCCATACCCTGCTCGACGCCGTCTCAAGGACTGTCACCGCCGCGGGTTCACGCCTGATCGCCACATGGATCGCCGCACCCAGCACGGATGCCGCCCTGATCGCCCGGCGCCAGGAAGCCTGGTGCTGGCTGCGCGATACGCCCTCGGTCCTCGCTTCCCTGACCGCCCTGTTGCGCCGGACCCCTGATCTTGCCCGCGCCCTCGGGCGCCTGTCCACCGGGCGCGGACAGCCGCGCGATCTTGCGGCGATACGTGACGCGCTTCATACCGCCAACGCGGCGGTTGCCCTTCTGCAACCGGCAAGCGATGCGCGAACCCCGGCACTGATCCGCGAGATCACCGCCGGGCTCTATGGCCGCGCGGATACGTTGCTCGAAACACTCGAACGTGCACTGGCCGAGGATCTGCCGCTCAAGCTGGAGGATGGCGGCGTCATCGCGCAAGGCTTCGATGAAACGCTGGACCGCCATCGCGCACTGCGCGACGACAGCCGCAAACATCTTGCCGCCCTGCAGCTTCGCTATGTCGACGAATTCGGCGTACCGAATCTCAAGATCCGGCATCACGCACAGCTGGGCTATATCATCGAGACCTCGGCCTCCGCGGCGGCACGCCTGCGCGACCGGGAAGGCGTCATGCTGCGCCAGGGCACCGCGAATCTCGCGCGCTTCTCGACCCCGGCGCTGGCCGATCTCGACCGCGCCATCCTCGATGCCGGCGAACGCGCCGCCGTGCTGGAGCGGCAGATTTTCAACGGACTGGTCGCGCAGGCGGTGGCACACGACGCCTTGCCGGAAGTCGCTACGCTTTTCGCCCTGACCGACGTTCTGCAATCGGCGGCGGTCCTCGCGCAAGGCGGCGCATGGTGCCGACCGGACGTGACGGAAGACCAGCAATTCGAACTTCATGCCTGTCGCCACCCGGTGGTCGAGGCGGCGCTGGAACGCGGCGCGCGCTTTGTCCCCAACAACTGCATGCTACCGCCCGCCGAACGCGTCATGCTGCTGACCGGCCCGAACATGGCCGGCAAATCGACCTTTCTGCGACAGACGGCCCTGGCGGTGATCCTTGCGCAAGCCGGCCTGCCCGTCCCGGCCAGGGCGGCACGGATCGGCATCGTGGACCGGCTGTTCTCGCGTGTCGGCGCGGCGGACGATCTGGCGCGCGGACGCTCCACCTTCATGGTGGAGATGACAGAAACCGCCGCGATCCTGCGTCAGGCCGGGCCGCGCTCCCTTGTCGTGGTGGACGAGATCGGCCGTGGCACGGCGACGCTGGACGGCCTGGCGATCGCCTGGGCAACGCTTGAAGCCCTGCACTCCCAGCTTGGCGCGCGCACCATTTTCGCCACTCATTTCCATGAACTCGGCATGCTGACCGATTCGATGCCACGCCTGACGCCCTACACGATGGCGGTCAGGGAATGGCAGGGCGACGTCATCTTCCAGCACGAAGTCCGTAGCGGCGCGGCGCGCAAGAGCTGGGGCGTGCATGTCGCGCAGCTTGCCGGCGTTCCCGAACCTGTCGTGCGGCGTGCATCGCGGCTGCTGGCCGCGCTCGAACGCGATCACGCACGCACCCGGCCCGCCCTGCCTCTTTTCGAGACGGAAGCCGAACAGGCAGGCACACAGATGCCCGACCGACTGCGCGCGGCCATCGAGGCACTCGATCCCGACAGCCTTTCACCGAAGGAAGCCCTGCAGGCGATTTACGACCTCAGGAAACTGATGCTTGAACAAAATGGTCCTTTGGCATGAGGATAGCCTCTTGCATTCCCCCGGCCCGAAAACCGATCTCTACATCTGATCGCCGACCTGACGGATTTTGATGCGCGAACCCACCTCCATCGATACGCTCTCCATGCGCGACGCCCTGAAAACTTCGCTTTCGAGCGCCAGTCAGGACGGGCAGCTCTCGCGCGAGACCGCCGTCGGATTGTTCCGGCGCCATCTCGGTCGCCATCACGGTGAAATCCGACGCCTTTTCGAGACGCGTCACCTGAAAGGCGTCGCTGCCGCCAGCGTACTGGCCGGCCTCACAGACGGCGTCATTGCCTGTCTGGCCGACCTGGCGCGCGACGTGAACGGCGGCGGCGAAGAGGAACACCCTCTCTGCATCTGCGCGACAGGTGGCTATGGCGCCGGATTGCTGGCGCCGTTCAGCGATATCGATCTCCTGTTTCTGACGGTCGATCCGCTCCCGCAGACCGTCTCGGCACAGGTCGAGTACATGCTTTATTTCCTATGGGATCTCGGCTTGCGCGTCGGCCACGCGACACGCTCCATTGCCGGATGCCTGGCGGCCGCCGACGACGACCTGACGATCCGCACGACCCTGCTCGACGCCCGCCTCCTCTGGGGCCCGCGTGATCTCTTCGCCGAGTTCGGACGCCAGTTCAGCAACGTGCCCGAGCGGGCTCTGGGCTTCATCCGGCAAAAGGTCGAGGAGCGTGAGAAACGCCACAGCCGTTTCGGCGAAAACCCCCATCTGGTCGAACCGAACATCAAGGAAGGCCCTGGCGGACTGCGCGACCTGCAGACCCTGAACTGGATGGGGCGCACCGCGCTTGGCGCGACCGGACTTAATCCGGCGAACGTGCAGGACCATGTCACGCCGATTTTTGCGTCAGTCGGTCTTCTGTCGGAACAGGAGACGAACCGGGCGCGCCGTGCGTGGAATTTCTTCTGGACGGTGCGCATGCACCTCCACTACATCGCCGGCCGCGCCGACGAACGCCTTCTGTTCGACGTCCAGCCGGTGATCGGTGGACGGATGGGCTATGCCGGTCACGGCCGGCAGGCGGGTGTCGAACGCTTTATGCGGCATTACTTCCTGACGGCACGTGAGGTGCTGCGTCTGGGCTATGTGCTGGAACCCGGGCTGATCCAGTATCTCGACGGCCCGGCCCGGCCAGACGACATCCCTGACGCACTGGATGAACCGCTCACAGCGATCGGCGCGTGTCTCATCGACGGCAAGATCGCACCCGCCTTATCGAGCGACTTCACCGCATCGCCGATCGAGATGCTCGAGATGCTGCACGCCGCCAACACCCACCAGTTGGCGCTGCACCCGATCGCCATGCAGCAATTCATCCGCCACGAACGGGATGTCATGAAGCTGCGCCGAAGCCCGCGCGCCATGGCAATCTTCCTGGACCTGCTCTGCTCTCCGCCGGAGATCGATCAGCATCAGGCGCCGTCGCATGCCTTCAATGGCGCGCATTGGATGGCCCTTCTCAGCGAAACCGGGCTGCTCGGCGCGTTGCTGCCCGACTGGTCCCGTATCGTCGGGCAGATGCAGTTCGACACTTATCACATCTATACGGTTGACGTTCACAGCATCGAAGCGGTGCGCGTACTGGGGTGCATCGAGCAGGGCTCGATGGCCGATGAAATCCCCCTCGCCTACGATCTCGCACGCGACGGTCAGTCCCGGCGCGCGCTCTACGTCGCCACGCTGATCCACGATATCGCCAAGGGCCGGGGCGGCGATCATTCCGAACTGGGTTCGGAGGTCGCGCTCGAGATATGCCCTACGCTGGGCCTCGACCTGGAAGAGACGGAAACCGTCTCCTGGCTCGTGCTGCATCACCTGCTGCTCAGCCAGACGGCTTTCCGCCGCGACATCGACGATCCACGGACGATCCTCGATCTTGCCGATACGATCCAGTCTCCCGAACGTCTGCGCCTGCTGCTGCTGCTGA is a genomic window containing:
- the mutS gene encoding DNA mismatch repair protein MutS — its product is MNINLSSFPSSDGATPAMAQWFALKAQEPEALLFFRMGDFYELFFNDAEAAAMALDIALTTRGQHAGNPIPMCGVPVAAAPAYLARLIRRGFRVAVAEQTQSAPKPGEKPLKGPLTRAIVRVVTPGTLTEDELLEAGRQNLLLALAHPPGRVKRNGPVGVAWIDISTGAVETQSLPAEGLAELLVQLDPAEILAAEEIIPPAYADRRAPPVDGAKTSAAAALDAARRTVARAFDVAQISVLGDFTDEEAIACAMALDYVRRSQAGNMPRLSRPMRRGEAGTLGLDPATRASLDLLQGRDGTTTHTLLDAVSRTVTAAGSRLIATWIAAPSTDAALIARRQEAWCWLRDTPSVLASLTALLRRTPDLARALGRLSTGRGQPRDLAAIRDALHTANAAVALLQPASDARTPALIREITAGLYGRADTLLETLERALAEDLPLKLEDGGVIAQGFDETLDRHRALRDDSRKHLAALQLRYVDEFGVPNLKIRHHAQLGYIIETSASAAARLRDREGVMLRQGTANLARFSTPALADLDRAILDAGERAAVLERQIFNGLVAQAVAHDALPEVATLFALTDVLQSAAVLAQGGAWCRPDVTEDQQFELHACRHPVVEAALERGARFVPNNCMLPPAERVMLLTGPNMAGKSTFLRQTALAVILAQAGLPVPARAARIGIVDRLFSRVGAADDLARGRSTFMVEMTETAAILRQAGPRSLVVVDEIGRGTATLDGLAIAWATLEALHSQLGARTIFATHFHELGMLTDSMPRLTPYTMAVREWQGDVIFQHEVRSGAARKSWGVHVAQLAGVPEPVVRRASRLLAALERDHARTRPALPLFETEAEQAGTQMPDRLRAAIEALDPDSLSPKEALQAIYDLRKLMLEQNGPLA
- a CDS encoding [protein-PII] uridylyltransferase, with the protein product MREPTSIDTLSMRDALKTSLSSASQDGQLSRETAVGLFRRHLGRHHGEIRRLFETRHLKGVAAASVLAGLTDGVIACLADLARDVNGGGEEEHPLCICATGGYGAGLLAPFSDIDLLFLTVDPLPQTVSAQVEYMLYFLWDLGLRVGHATRSIAGCLAAADDDLTIRTTLLDARLLWGPRDLFAEFGRQFSNVPERALGFIRQKVEEREKRHSRFGENPHLVEPNIKEGPGGLRDLQTLNWMGRTALGATGLNPANVQDHVTPIFASVGLLSEQETNRARRAWNFFWTVRMHLHYIAGRADERLLFDVQPVIGGRMGYAGHGRQAGVERFMRHYFLTAREVLRLGYVLEPGLIQYLDGPARPDDIPDALDEPLTAIGACLIDGKIAPALSSDFTASPIEMLEMLHAANTHQLALHPIAMQQFIRHERDVMKLRRSPRAMAIFLDLLCSPPEIDQHQAPSHAFNGAHWMALLSETGLLGALLPDWSRIVGQMQFDTYHIYTVDVHSIEAVRVLGCIEQGSMADEIPLAYDLARDGQSRRALYVATLIHDIAKGRGGDHSELGSEVALEICPTLGLDLEETETVSWLVLHHLLLSQTAFRRDIDDPRTILDLADTIQSPERLRLLLLLTIADMRAVSPTVWNAWKATLLRELYTRVVEVLEGGLAATERDGRVAQAKELARDGLARQNMPETQIEHFLGLGYPGYWLGFDADTHMRHARLITDTDAHNAPLTVEALPIPTRDVTEITILSADHPGLFSRIAGALAVASASIVDARIHTLSDGMALDTFWVQDPFGRAFETPQQLTRLNVLVEQSLAGRLNVRREIERSVQERRPGRRMRAIHVPPRVVVDNRASDHYTVIEVNGRDRPGLLHDVTEAISGQSLQISSAHITTYGVRAVDVFYVRDLLGMKIIEPRRIADIKAAILAVLGNGETTLATENAA